In the genome of Cryptomeria japonica chromosome 8, Sugi_1.0, whole genome shotgun sequence, one region contains:
- the LOC131857746 gene encoding uncharacterized protein LOC131857746 — protein MPPFRPSASASASTSIPAPTSHTFGPRVRKSKIDNFFVPRTTPGAQPSLESMSWNKEVHDAGRKAICKFWYFCNIPFIAARSPYWQGMIDAVTICGSGFKTPSDTELSGPLLLEMVEDMKVDLEDHRQSWSHKGCTIMTDGWTDRRNRTLLNFLVSSGGSTMFLKSIDASSHVKNL, from the exons ATGCCTCCCTTTCGTCCTAGTGCTTCTGCTAGTGCTAGTACTTCTATTCCTGCTCCTACTAGTCACACTTTTGGTCCTAGAGTGcgaaaatccaagatagacaatttttttgtaccacgcactACTCCTGGCGCACAACCCTCGCTTGAGAGCATgtcttggaacaaggaggtccatgatgcaggaagaaaagcaatttgcaagttttggtacttctgcaacattccatttattgcagccag gtctccttattggcaaggcatgaTTGATGCAGTAACCATTTGTGGGTCGGGGTTTAAAACCCCTAGTGATACTGAGTTGAGTGGCCCTCTCTTgttggaaatggtggaagatatgaaaGTTGACCTAGAGGACCACCGCCAATCTTGGAGCcacaagggttgcaccatcatgacagatggttggactgataggaggaatagaacactcctaaattttcttgtttccagcggag gATCCACCATGTTTTTGAAGTCCATCGATGCTTCCTCACATGTCAAAAAT ttatag
- the LOC131060071 gene encoding uncharacterized protein LOC131060071 encodes MDNAASYVAAGKLLMERHPKIFWSPCAAHCLDLMLEDIGKLGWVKECVERAKNICKFIYNHALVLSIMRQYTGERELARPGITRFASNFLTLKSLLKSKASLRRMFVGEEWTSSSYATTTAEMDVADCFFDEPGPIWDIIDRRLHSQLHRPIHATAYYLNPSFRFRADFKADEKVLSELYSVVQRMGTDTTATLLEMDAFNNASRAIFASQLCKEGRTKLQPGRKF; translated from the exons atggataatgcagcaagttatgttgctgcag gaaaacttttgatggagaggcacccaaaaatcttttggtctccatgtgcggcccattgccttgacctcatgctggaggatataggtaagcttggatgggtgaaagaatgcgttgaaagggccaagaatatatgcaaatttatttacaatcatgcattggtccttagcattatgaggcaatacacgggggAAAGGGAGTTGGCTCGTCCTGGTATAACGAGATTTGCCTCAAATTTCCTCACATTGAAATCCTTGTTAAAATCAAAGGCATCTTTGAGGcgcatgtttgttggtgaggagtggacttcctcatcctatgctacgaccactGCAGAGATGGATGTAGCAGATTGTTTTTTTGATGAGCCAGG GCCCatttgggacataattgatagaagATTGCATAGCcaacttcataggcccatccatgcaacaGCTTATTACCTCAATCCATCATTTCGTTTCCGTGCTGATTTCAAAGCGGATGAGAAGGTTCTTAGCGAGCTATATTCAGTAGTACAACGGATGGGCACTGATACCACAGCTACACTTCTCGAGATGGATGCATTTAATAATGCATCAAGGGCGATCTTTGCCAGCCAATTGTGCAAAGAGGGTCGGACAAAATTGCAGCCAGGtagaaaattctaa